In Fragaria vesca subsp. vesca linkage group LG1, FraVesHawaii_1.0, whole genome shotgun sequence, the sequence AAACTAAAGGATGGAGTTGGAATCAAATAGTGTATTGGCTTTTGATTCTATGTAAGTGCAGAGTTGGATGTGTTATCCACAATATATGAACAACCTTTTTCAATAAATAAGCACCAACATATTGCAGCAATATTGGTAAAACAAAGAGCTGCCCAATTAATAGTCTTGATTGACGACTTGAAGTCCACCGCTGCTTGACCAAACAGTCCACGGTTTCAAACTCAGATCAGAAATTAAAACACAATGTGTAAGACAAACTCCATTTCAAAATGAACGACATCATAATGGGATCTCCACAACATGAAGAAAGTCCTTAACTATTAGCGTCAACATGTTCATATAGATGGCCTTCTTACAAATGTTTGGAAATGACTCTCTAAAATGAGATTATATCAGCTGATTATAAAGCTTAGGGCAACTCCATCCGTGGGGCTATAACCCAGTCTTGGTCCTATATTGGCACCTCTTCATCTCCAACAGGAAGAAAAGGGTGGTTCTGGTCTTGGAAATATAAGACCTGTTCTATTCTCAGTCTCAAATGTGAGACAATTCCAAGACCAAGACCAAGACCAAGACCCGGGACCACACGAAATTGTGATGGGCCAGTGTTACCCCAAACGTGACGCGCTCGGATCAAAGGGGGAAGAGAACGCAAACAATCATCAAATTCAATGAAACTTGGCATAAGTGATCTATGCATTAAATTCTACAAATTGAACGGTGGAGATGTGGAAATATAACTAAAAAATGAGTCAATTAAGGAACTTCACACTTTAATTTTAAAGTGAAGCTTTTCTCTGGATATAAACTGTATATATATATATACACAGGGCTTCTCTGCTACCGACGTCCGCACCGTTTTACGGTGCGGATTTCCGTCCGTTCGCTACCGTACGACGCCGCACGAGGGCGCGCCTCCACCCCAGTGAACTCCAACAGCTTCCCCGACCACTTTCCATCCCCGGCGAGTCCGTTCTTTTCCAATTTTCCGGCGAGATCACCCAAAACTTCAAATAAAGTCGATCTCGCCGGAAAACTGGAATTCAGCGGACTCGTCGGGGATGGAAAGTGGTCGGGGAAGCTGCTGGAGTCCGCTGAGGTGGAGGCGCACCCTCGCACGAAGCCGTACGGTGTCGAACGGACGGAAATCCGCACCGTAAAACGGTGCGGACGTCCGCACCTGAGAATGCCTCTATATATATATTCAAAAAAATCAGTGATAAAAATAAAATATGTAGTTTTATTTATTTAATAAGGTAAAACATATTTTTTAATTTAATAATCATGGTAAACTTATTTTAAAGCGAATATATGACCTCATATATGAAAAAATGAGTCATATATGAATAGTGTAATAAAAGGTCTTAAAATGGTTATAGGACCCAATTATAGGACTTATGGTTGGAGTTGCTATAACACAAGGAAAATTTAACCAGCTTAATTTGAGGTCTTTCAGTAAATAGCTCCGACCTCGATGGTATTAAAATGTGCTTGAGAAGATTTCAGAAATTTTTACTAGGTTAAGTTCATGATTTAATAGTTGGATAATATCCATGGTAAAAAGAGCTTGTGGGAATTTTCGTTGAATTTTTAAGGGTTTCTAGCTATTTATATAACATAAAAGAAAATTATAGTGGTGCAATTTAGGCAGTAGAATTTATTCCCATTTGATCTGGGCCACCAAAATTAAAGGGCGGTGGAGCTGCTTCTTTTTTTAGGGAGACTTGGTCAATTTCGTGAAGGACCACCTCTCCTCCTCTCCTCTCTCTTTCTCTCGACTCTTCCTGAAAACCAGAAAAACCGACGTCGACCTTCGACGCCGTCCTTGCCATCCGGCCACCGTTTGGGTTGCATGTGGTACGAAAACTTATCCTTTAGACATCATCTACATGCCTGTATTATTAGTTTTCAGAATCGATTTGATTTTAATGATTTTGGTTTCTGGGTTTATTTGAGTTCATTTCCGTCGTAATCGTCGACGACCTTCTCGGCATCCCTTGTTTGGATTTCTGTCATGGTTGCATCTGTATGAGCAAAAGTTGAGAGCTGAGTGGGAGGAGCAATCCTAGCTACTGTGCTCTACGTTGGGTTAGACTTCAAATTGGGGGACACTGCATCATCTAATTGATCAAAAAGTGTGAGTCTACATTTCTGGAAATTTATCATGTTTTGTGTTGGCCAATTTAAGCCATTTGTTTCATAGTAGGACACAACGTACTTAGTAAGATTTTAGCAACTATAACCATGAATGAGTACATCTATACACAGATATGGGTGGATTCTTAGCTATGAATTTAGTTCAGCGTGAAATAAATTGCATGCCAATGTTTTTGACTGTAACCATATGTGCCGGTTTAGTCATTTTCAGGTAACATTTTTCCTACGATTGTTCATTTATGTTGCACTAGGATCTTTGGAAGTGAGGTTTGACATTATTGATGACATCATATGTGAGATCTCTTAATCGAAACACAAAACTAATTTTTCGACACCGATAGAACCTCTCGCAAGAGTTTATAGCACTTCGAAATTTTCTTAGGTGACTTCCTTGACAATGCAACCACATTGTTGGAAATGATTGTGCTTATAAAAAGTATGTAATGACATCGTCTAAGGATTTGATGGTGGTAGAAGCAATAGTACACATTTTTTCTTTCTTTTTTTCTTTCTGTTTTTCTCCCAATGCAAGTCCTTTGAGTTGGCTCTAAGGCCCGTTTGTATGGTAGAAAATCATAATATGGAAATGAAATTAGTTTCATTTTTCATTCTAATGTGTTGCTTGGTTGTAAATAAAGATTGGAAAGGAAATAAAAAATGAGATATGACTGGAAATTGACTCATTCATAAAGCCTGAATTGAATTACCTAGTGAGGGTTGGTATTTTATTTTCCATTCCCACCGTCAAAGGTAAATTATATAAATTAACCATCTAAAAAATTTATATTCCCTTAAATAGATCACATATGCAATTAATAAAAGGGTGTTATTGGAAGTTTCAATTTCATTATTATGACTTATTAAATATTGTGTAATAGGAATGAAAATGAATTACTAATTTAATTACAATATCAACCAAACACATACATGGAAAAAACAAAACCTTTTCCATTCCATATAAGTACGGAAAGAAAAATAAATCATTTCTCTATCTTGACATTTTTGTTAACTAAACGGGACCTAAGTGGTAAAAGCGGAATTGTGGGGGCTCTCCTCTAATATAACAAAAAGAAATTAGTTATTTTTCTTTATTGGGCTTTATTTGAATTGGTTGTTACATGATCCAATAATCCAGTCTTCTCAAAACCAAAGAATCCAGTAATCCAGTCTAGTCCTAATGGTCCATGTCTACAGCCCAACTTTCATAATTCGTGTATTGTTGGAAGTTAGAAATGTAGGAGAGTAATATAGAGATTACTTCCACATACATGGTAATATAATGCACTTAACCCTAATTACAATAGATTAAGACTAGATGATGACCGGGCGTTGCTCCGGTTTGTAATAACGGGTATTAACTATACCGTAAATGCTTTTGTTTGAATCATTGATATTAACAATCAAAATAGATAGCAGTAAAGCAATACACTGACATACTAACATAAAGTATGAATAAAAATAGATAGAATTTATGCACCATATTTATATAAAAAAAAGAAAAGAAAAGATAAAAGATATGTAATGTTAGAAATGTCAAAGTAGACAAAAAACATGGATATTTGCTATACTGTATGTACGGTTGTTACGAACTCTTGTTTACTAAAACCGTTTCATGATATTCCCCATCATCAACTATTGTTCATTTCTACTTATTCAAATGAATCTTAACTTATGTTCCACTTTCTCAGAATGAATTGTAACTTTTATTCTTACATTTAATACATTACAGTCAAATTATCATTCGAATAATACCTCATGTTCTCGCATCATTTACACACTTTATTGTCATAGTATAAAATCAGCTATGAACTAACTTTTAACCCATTCTTATCAGGTTGTAAGTTTCAATAGACATGGTAAATAGCAAGAAATGAACCATATAGCCAACAATCTTGGTCTTATAATGTTTGCACAATGGACATAAACACACGTTTCTCAACCATGTTTTCACATACAACAAAAAGAGATTTCCTGAGAAACAAACAATGAATCTGTCATTTGATGCTCAATAGTTCGATAGGTTCTTGCTTTTTAAATCACATTTTATTACTGATGAACATATGTGTTTTTTGTAAAATCGAATTCAATAAATAGTCCAACCCTCCATTGTGCCGCACAATTTTTACAAAACTCTTGTTCACTAAAACCTTTTCATAATACTCGATCTTCATCATCAACAATTGTTCACTTCTTTCTCAACTGAATCTCGTGTTCCACTCTCTTAAACGAATTGGTAAGTTTGTCCCTTGCAGTGTTTTTTTGTCCTGATGTAGTTCAATTGATCCGTAATCTCATACGCTCATGATCCTTTAAACAATTGAATCAAACTGAACAATTGAATAGGCTTGATACCAGCATTGAAATCCTCCAATGGTTCCAAAGTAAATAAAGGGCTTGTTACAGATGGATGATTAACATTATTCAAAACTTTATGCTTAAGTTCCAAAGCATGGACCAAACTGATATATAGTTCCCATAGAACAATTCTTCTGCAAAAACTGAAATTCAATATTGTCCTTGATTATTTTTAATAGGTCCACAACACATTTACAGAAGTTCCAAAACAATAATGGAAATCAGTAATGGTCTTAAATGTGTTCAAATGTTGTGGAGACTTGTGATGCTCTTGCATATAGTCCAAAATTATCAGAAACTCATTATCCATTCTTGGTGCTCAACTGTAGACCTTCCTGCAAACTTTGCTAGTCTCCTAATCACAGAGAAGTTTTCAATGAACAAAACATGTCCAGCATTTCGAAACAGTAAATTAAACAAATAATAAACGATAAACAAACATGTCAATAACATTTTACCTATCACGAATTATCAACAATACCTGCTATTGCGGCCATCTGAAACAAATCCTTCTGAGTAGTCCTAACAAAATATGGGGAACTATGGGGAACTCAAGGGTTGGCGGCCACTCCATTAACCCTTGAAGTATACCTTTTGCTTCTCTAACTTGCTGCGCAATCTTTTCTTGCATATCGAGATGGTCTCTCAAGTATTTTCATCACACACAGAACACCACAAAACCACAACACCGACACGACCCAAACAATCCCAGATCATACCCACATTCACAAAACAAAGCGCAACAAATGCAAAAACACACACCCACAAAGATAAGACAAATAAAAGATAACAAACCATCAAACCGAGAGAAACAACCCAAAGATAGATCCAGATCAAACAACAAACCAACCACACTTACCCGAAACACAACAACACCACAGGAAACACCACTTCGGTTAGCCCCAAAAACCCAGATGAGAAACAGAGAAGTGAGCAAGCAGAGATACAGAATAGGCAACCCAGAGCCGAAAGCAAACTCAGCTTTATTGGCTTAGAGAGAGTCGAGCTCCGATCTGGAGTTGGAGAGGCGAGGACATGTGTTGCTGTGGAAGGCAAGTCTCTGAAGCAGATGAAGACATTTGAGGACACATTGTTGTGGAAGACACGTATGTGAAGCAGGTGTCAAGATACAGGCTGCAGTGGCAGTTTTGTAATTGTCTGCAAACCGGGGGCAACACCATCATTTCCACAGCTGAATGAACAGTTGTAATGTCTTCCTGCTATAGTATATAGAATTTCATATAGTCTATAGATAATAGATCAATCTCAGCTAGTTTAGTATTTAACATTTGATTACATCTGCACAAAGGGCACCTGTATATGTATTATTCTGTGATGATCACCTAAGTCTTTGATAAAAGTTGGTTGAAATTTAAGGGATACATGTTTAGGCTTTACTGCTAAGCAGTGTACAAGAGCACTCGTCTAGTTAGTCAAGCTGAACTTCCCGCTCCAAACCATCACTACTGCTGCATTCTTGATCATGCACTACCTTACTTGAGGCTTTATTCTCTGTCCTTCTTCTCTTGGACCTGCTTTTCACTTCTCGTTCCCTCTTATTTACAAATGAAACAAACGACTTGAGTCGTCGTGTAGATTGCGAGCTCTCAATGTCGCAATCTACATGCCGGTAGTACTGTTGAACCATGCGAAGAACATGAAGAATGAGAGCAAGAAAGCAAGCAATGCCGCTTAGTAGAAAGAGTCCCCAGAAGCTCTTCAGCTGAAGGCGGTCTACTGCCTGCTTTGCTCCTTCTGCACTGCAAGCACTTTTCATTAGCCATTTGTCATGAATCTTTTGAAGGATTCCGTTCTCCGATAGCTTCAATATTGCGGTCGACATGTCGATTGCCAATGGCGAGTCCCTTGGAAAGGCCTATGAAAGCCAAAAACGTGCATTCAATCAATCCTTTTTACAAAAATACGGAAGGGCCTATTTGATAAGCAAGGATATTAACAAAGCAAATGAAAGATTATATGAAACATATACTTACAAATCCCCAACCCATTTTGGTGAACTCTTGACCAACAATACTGTATCCACATCGACTAGAGAGGAAAAGCTCCATGTATGCACGCTCATCAATCACTGCAGCAACACCACCTGCACTAGGACCATTCTTCAAGGCCTTCTCATACTCTTCAGGCGAGTTAAGGGGAAAGAGTCTGTTGTGATGTATGTTCAGCTCGTCGGTTAAGTAAGCTTCAGCAAAGGAACCCCTTAGAAAACCAATGGGATCAGTGCTTGTTGCTAAACTTTCAATCCCTTTCACAGGTGAAGAAAGTTGCTCCACTGTGAGGATCGACGTCAAGCTTGCAATGTAGCTGGAGTTGAGTATTAGCACTACAAATAGCCATATGATCAGCACAAAGCGACCAAGTGTGCTGCCAGTTTTCTCTTCTGCATAAACACCATGAAAAAGGGAAGTTAGTCCAAACTGTCAAGCTGATCATCATCAGTTATGTGACAATTTGATCGATCGACCATCACAACATAACATGTCAAGTATCGCACAGTAAAACATTATTCGAATAAAGTACAGTATGGCACTTTACTAAAGTACAAGACATTCAACTTACTCTGGGAGAAGAACAAAGTCGAAAAGCTAAACCTGCAAAATCCCAGAAGAAAAACAAGAATTAGATAGATATTTCAAGCTCACAGCAACATCCTAGATTTGCATTTGACATTTTGTATTTGGGTAATATGGACATGACAACTTACCAAACAATTGTGACAAATTGCCTTCTTGGAGGCCCCCTGAAATCCTCATTAGTCCTGCGCTCCAAAATCCAAACAACTGCTCCCACAACTAGGAAGAACACACCAGTAACACCCCACATCATTGGAGTAAAAGGTCTCAGAAAAGCCCAAGCACTAGAATTCATCTTCCTTATTGGAGCAACCACAACTAGCCCTGACTCAATATAAGGTTGTGTAAAATCCACCATCTTTGTTCTGTTTGTAGTGATTGTAATATCTCCTACTATACCATCAAATTCCTGCACAAAGATATGAACATCAAATTTAAAGAAATGTACCATGTGTTAAGCACAAAGTATAAGTACTAATTATACTGACCCCAATTTGGATTCTGTGCAGAAGATCATTGTTTTCTGGGTTTTTGGTACCATCTCCAAAAGAGACATATTTGAATGGTACACCATATGGTAACTCATTTAGTGCAGCTTGAAAGACCTCAATGCAGTAACCAGTGATATCAGTGCCTTTTACACCTACAAACTCGTGGTAGCTGACTCGATTGGGGACTCCAATCCTGAGCTTTCTTCCATTGTCCGGGAAAGCCCATCCACGAGGCTTCTGAGTTGTTTGTCCAGGCCAGATCACACTGTACAGTTTTTGAGCACCGGCGCTGGGGTCATTAGTCTGCAGCTTCATTTGGAGCTTTTCTGGAGGAAGAACATGTAAACCAGAGGAGTTAGACCAATAGCCAATAGTTCTAGTCCCTGTGCCAATCACATTGATGACTTCAAATGTAGGATTGAGCAAGTTCCCATCCGCATCAAACTTCATAAGCCCTGTTAAGCCAGTTATGTTAACTTCTGAAATGATTTTGAGCAATTGCCTGCCTCCATTGAAAATGTTCAAAGCATCAAGATTCAACTTCCCACCACTTAATTCCCTCAAATTTGTGTCATTTGAAAAGGAAATGTTGCCCCCATTAGCGAAAAATGATTCGATTGCTTGAGCAAGAAGCAACACTGAATCATACGCATACAGGCCATATGTGTTTAGCCCCAAAGAAGTGTCATTAAGTAATCTTTTTGCC encodes:
- the LOC101304519 gene encoding glutamate receptor 3.6-like — its product is MNKALLLLFLVFCNSSHSSGLITNVTTRPDVLNIGSIFTFDSVIGKIAKLAISTAVEDVNSNPNILNGTKLSLKLHNTKSSDFLGIVEGMKNLQAKRLLNDTSLGLNTYGLYAYDSVLLLAQAIESFFANGGNISFSNDTNLRELSGGKLNLDALNIFNGGRQLLKIISEVNITGLTGLMKFDADGNLLNPTFEVINVIGTGTRTIGYWSNSSGLHVLPPEKLQMKLQTNDPSAGAQKLYSVIWPGQTTQKPRGWAFPDNGRKLRIGVPNRVSYHEFVGVKGTDITGYCIEVFQAALNELPYGVPFKYVSFGDGTKNPENNDLLHRIQIGEFDGIVGDITITTNRTKMVDFTQPYIESGLVVVAPIRKMNSSAWAFLRPFTPMMWGVTGVFFLVVGAVVWILERRTNEDFRGPPRRQFVTIVWFSFSTLFFSQKEKTGSTLGRFVLIIWLFVVLILNSSYIASLTSILTVEQLSSPVKGIESLATSTDPIGFLRGSFAEAYLTDELNIHHNRLFPLNSPEEYEKALKNGPSAGGVAAVIDERAYMELFLSSRCGYSIVGQEFTKMGWGFAFPRDSPLAIDMSTAILKLSENGILQKIHDKWLMKSACSAEGAKQAVDRLQLKSFWGLFLLSGIACFLALILHVLRMVQQYYRHVDCDIESSQSTRRLKSFVSFVNKREREVKSRSKRRRTENKASSKVVHDQECSSSDGLEREVQLD